Proteins encoded in a region of the Prunus persica cultivar Lovell chromosome G4, Prunus_persica_NCBIv2, whole genome shotgun sequence genome:
- the LOC18781048 gene encoding nudix hydrolase 10 isoform X1 → MSISVNSSDRVCENGIQPVELLPATNDVHGGVIVDMKDAMEAQHFLTLLRASISQWRREGKKGVWIKLPIELVNLVETTVKEGFRYHHAEPHYLMLVYWIPETTNTLPANASHRVGIGAIVVNDKKEMLVVQEKSGRFQGTGVWKIPTGVVDEGEDIFKAAVREVKEETGIDAEFLEVLAFRQSHKTFFEKSDLFFVCMLHPLTFDIEKQELEIEAAKWMPLEEYAAQPVTQTHALFKYILELGSLKLDRDYAGFSPLHITSVFDDKLSFLYLNRQQMQCLSSPDQSS, encoded by the exons ATGTCAATTTCTGTAAATTCATCCGACCGGGTTTGTGAAAATGGAATCCAGCCTGTTGAATTACTTCCTGCAACCAATGATGTCCATGGAGGAGTTATTGTAGACATGAAGGATGCTATGGAAGCTCAACACTTTCTTACTCTGCTTAGGGCTTCAATCTCACAATGGAGGAGAGAG GGCAAGAAGGGTGTGTGGATAAAATTGCCCATTGAGCTTGTAAATCTTGTCGAAACGACAGTTAAG GAGGGGTTTCGATATCATCATGCTGAGCCACACTACCTCATGCTTGTTTATTGGATTCCTGAAACTACTAACACTCTACCTGCAAATGCTTCACACCGAGTAGGTATTGGGGCTATTGTTGTGAATGATAAAAAAGAG ATGCTTGTAGTCCAGGAGAAGAGTGGCAGGTTCCAAGGAACAGGTGTGTGGAAAATCCCAACTGGAGTTGTTGACGAG GGCGAGGATATTTTTAAGGCAGCTGTAAGAGAAGTTAAAGAAGAGACAGGG ATTGATGCAGAATTTTTGGAGGTATTAGCATTCAG GCAATCACACAAGACATTCTTTGAGAAGTCAGATCtattttttgtgtgtatgCTGCATCCTCTAACCTTTGACATCGAAAAGCAAGAACTGGAGATTGAGGCAGCCAAG TGGATGCCACTTGAGGAGTATGCAGCTCAACCAGTCACCCAGACGCATGCACTCTTCAAGTACATTCTTGAACTGGGCTCGTTAAAATTAGACAGAGACTATGCTGGGTTTTCTCCACTGCATATAACATCAGTTTTTGACGATAAGTtgagttttttatatttgaataggCAGCAGATGCAGTGCCTAAGTTCTCCTGATCAATCATCCTAG
- the LOC109948649 gene encoding formin-like protein 20, with protein MFPAKLVFVTALCFSVFFNLVFTGDITRDAISSPTDCANCPTCQCPPSIPNPGYPLYGPPPPGPPPPSIPSYPPPPPQQHGQGKCPPTQPAQCCQYPQYLSPPGASGGFVPYPDGTHAGAASSALPIFLSVMMLLLSSSAVFF; from the coding sequence ATGTTTCCTGCAAAACTTGTTTTTGTCACAGCACTCTGTTTCTCTGTCTTCTTCAACCTTGTTTTCACTGGGGATATCACTAGAGATGCCATATCTTCTCCTACAGATTGTGCCAATTGCCCTACATGTCAGTGCCCTCCTTCCATTCCAAATCCAGGGTACCCTTTATATGGCCCTCCTCCACCAGGACCACCCCCACCATCAATTCCTAGCTACCCGCCGCCGCCGCCTCAACAGCATGGTCAAGGAAAATGCCCCCCAACTCAGCCTGCTCAATGCTGCCAGTACCCTCAATATCTCTCTCCACCAGGTGCCTCAGGAGGATTTGTGCCTTACCCTGATGGCACCCATGCAGGTGCAGCTTCATCTGCTTTGCCAATCTTCCTTTCAGTTATGATGCTGTTGTTGTCCTCCTCAgctgttttcttttaa
- the LOC18781048 gene encoding nudix hydrolase 10 isoform X2, which produces MLVYWIPETTNTLPANASHRVGIGAIVVNDKKEMLVVQEKSGRFQGTGVWKIPTGVVDEGEDIFKAAVREVKEETGIDAEFLEVLAFRQSHKTFFEKSDLFFVCMLHPLTFDIEKQELEIEAAKWMPLEEYAAQPVTQTHALFKYILELGSLKLDRDYAGFSPLHITSVFDDKLSFLYLNRQQMQCLSSPDQSS; this is translated from the exons ATGCTTGTTTATTGGATTCCTGAAACTACTAACACTCTACCTGCAAATGCTTCACACCGAGTAGGTATTGGGGCTATTGTTGTGAATGATAAAAAAGAG ATGCTTGTAGTCCAGGAGAAGAGTGGCAGGTTCCAAGGAACAGGTGTGTGGAAAATCCCAACTGGAGTTGTTGACGAG GGCGAGGATATTTTTAAGGCAGCTGTAAGAGAAGTTAAAGAAGAGACAGGG ATTGATGCAGAATTTTTGGAGGTATTAGCATTCAG GCAATCACACAAGACATTCTTTGAGAAGTCAGATCtattttttgtgtgtatgCTGCATCCTCTAACCTTTGACATCGAAAAGCAAGAACTGGAGATTGAGGCAGCCAAG TGGATGCCACTTGAGGAGTATGCAGCTCAACCAGTCACCCAGACGCATGCACTCTTCAAGTACATTCTTGAACTGGGCTCGTTAAAATTAGACAGAGACTATGCTGGGTTTTCTCCACTGCATATAACATCAGTTTTTGACGATAAGTtgagttttttatatttgaataggCAGCAGATGCAGTGCCTAAGTTCTCCTGATCAATCATCCTAG
- the LOC109948648 gene encoding uncharacterized protein LOC109948648 gives MERIMEVMAVLQNSRVTLATFFLIRNARHWWDSVKRRYRDPLAITWQVFRAAFDSQYYPQAYQNLKMQEVLQLEQGMMTVLEYEKKFHDLSKYCLPLVEDESKKCQLFTMGLKASIRDIVISQWLTNFSEVVMSASLIESSQMTARPRGELRRQQFEIGGPSQGSSKRGNYSSGSSSGRSYGGYRPGFNSSGGSNQSSSSGTRSGGSAVRGAGRQLLSGSGRRSRPQCARCGRYHSGPCQQGTTGCYYCGQPGHFRKDCPLFLQTRETTAASTPETVMQGRSQEIPQFVEASSSGGAQTSVASRGSSQPRGRGGSSRATGRVYNMSQ, from the coding sequence ATGGAGCGGATCATGGAGGTCATGGCTGTTCTACAGAACAGTAGGGTTACTCTGGCCACCTTCTTCTTGATCAGGAATGCCAGACATTGGTGGGATTCTGTCAAGAGGAGATATCGGGATCCTTTAGCCATTACATGGCAAGTCTTCAGAGCTGCATTTGACAGTCAGTATTACCCACAAGCATACCAGAATTTGAAGATGCAAGAGGTTTTACAGCTGGAACAGGGGATGATGACTGTATTAGAGTACGAGAAGAAGTTTCATGATCTGTCTAAGTATTGTCTTCCACTGGTGGAGGATGAAAGTAAGAAGTGTCAACTGTTCACTATGGGGTTAAAGGCCTCCATCCGAGATATTGTGATCAGTCAGTGGTTGACCAACTTTAGTGAAGTGGTGATGTCTGCCTCGCTGATTGAAAGTAGCCAGATGACAGCCAGACCACGGGGTGAACTCCGTAGGCAGCAGTTTGAAATAGGTGGTCCTAGTCAGGGATCATCTAAGAGAGGCAATTACAGTTCGGGATCATCTAGTGGTCGCAGCTATGGAGGTTACCGACCTGGATTCAACTCCAGCGGAGGTTCCAACCAAAGTAGCAGTTCTGGAACCCGCTCTGGGGGTAGTGCAGTTAGAGGTGCTGGAAGACAGTTGCTGTCAGGATCTGGCAGGAGGAGTCGCCCCCAATGTGCCAGGTGTGGTAGGTACCATTCTGGGCCTTGCCAGCAGGGTACTACCGGATGTTATTACTGTGGACAACCTGGACATTTTCGGAAGGATTGCCCACTGTTCCTTCAGACTAGAGAGACCACAGCTGCGTCAACTCCAGAGACAGTTATGCAGGGTAGATCACAGGAGATACCACAGTTTGTAGAGGCTTCGTCCAGTGGTGGTGCTCAGACCAGTGTTGCCAGTCGAGGCAGTAGTCAGCCGAGGGGACGTGGTGGAAGTTCCAGAGCCACAGGCAGAGTGTATAACATGTCCCAGTAG
- the LOC18780165 gene encoding fasciclin-like arabinogalactan protein 1: protein MQLRRATAAGALLLTLTLLTTLAQAHNITRILAKHPEFSTFNHYLTLTHLAAEINQHTTITVCAVDNSAMSALLAKKPSIYTIKNILSLHILLDYFGAKKLHQITNGTALAATMFQATGSAPGSAGFVNITDLKGGKVGFTPQDNDGTFPAHFVKSVEELPYNISVIHISSILPSQAAEAPAPGPAELNITSIMSAHGCKVFADTLLANPDAFKTYEDNVGGGLTVFCPMDDAFKAFLPKFKNLTRAGKAALLEYHGVPVYQSMATLKSNNGLQNTLATDGASKFDFTVQNDGQEVTLKTKIVTAKITGTLIDEQPVAIYTIDKVLQPKELFKGALTPSPAPAPEKPAHAPKSSKKKTKDAPSPDSESPADSPADDPADQTVDDNNGAVGVGRLGFGGLVLSMWVGFLLL, encoded by the coding sequence ATGCAGCTCCGCCGGGCTACCGCCGCCGGCGCCCTCCTCCTAACCCTAACCCTCctcaccaccctcgcccaagCCCACAACATCACGCGCATCCTGGCCAAGCACCCGGAGTTCTCGACCTTCAACCACTACCTTACCCTGACCCACCTGGCCGCCGAAATCAACCAGCACACCACCATCACCGTCTGCGCCGTAGACAACTCCGCCATGTCAGCCCTCCTCGCCAAGAAGCCCTCCATCTACACCATCAAAAACATCCTCTCCCTCCACATCCTCCTCGACTACTTCGGCGCCAAGAAGCTCCACCAGATCACCAACGGCACCGCCCTCGCTGCCACCATGTTCCAGGCCACCGGCTCCGCCCCCGGATCCGCCGGCTTCGTTAACATCACCGACCTCAAGGGCGGAAAGGTCGGATTTACCCCCCAGGACAACGACGGCACCTTCCCCGCCCATTTCGTCAAATCCGTTGAAGAGCTTCCGTACAACATTTCCGTTATCCACATCAGCTCCATCCTCCCCAGCCAGGCCGCCGAGGCCCCGGCACCGGGCCCCGCCGAGCTGAACATCACCAGCATCATGTCCGCCCACGGCTGCAAGGTCTTCGCCGACACGCTGCTCGCCAACCCGGACGCCTTCAAGACCTACGAGGACAATGTCGGCGGCGGGCTGACCGTGTTCTGCCCGATGGACGACGCCTTCAAGGCTTTCCTGCCAAAGTTCAAGAACTTAACCAGGGCCGGGAAGGCGGCGCTGCTCGAGTACCATGGCGTTCCGGTGTACCAGTCTATGGCCACGTTGAAGTCCAACAATGGGCTGCAGAACACTCTGGCCACTGACGGCGCTAGCAAGTTTGACTTCACCGTCCAAAACGACGGCCAGGAGGTCACTCTGAAGACGAAGATCGTGACGGCGAAGATCACGGGGACTCTGATCGACGAGCAGCCTGTGGCTATTTACACCATTGACAAGGTTCTGCAGCCCAAGGAGCTTTTCAAGGGTGCTTTGACTCCATCGCCGGCGCCGGCTCCTGAGAAACCGGCCCACGCGCCGAAGAGttcgaagaagaagacgaaggacGCGCCTTCGCCAGACTCCGAATCGCCCGCTGACTCGCCCGCTGACGACCCCGCGGATCAGACTGTGGATGATAATAATGGAGCCGTTGGGGTTGGAAGGTTGGGATTTGGGGGATTGGTTCTCAGCATGTGGGTAGGCTTTTTACTgctgtaa